Below is a window of Candidatus Nomurabacteria bacterium DNA.
CGAGTTCTGCCTGGGTTCCCCTCGGGGGTGCCAGTGGTGGTGGGGGAGCTGGTGCTGGCACCATTGATTACCTTGCCAAGTGGGCCACCGGCACTACCTTGGGCAATAGTCAGATCTTCGACAATGGAACAAATGTGGGAGTGGGGACGGCAAGTCCCGGGAGTCGATTGGATGTTGTGGGTGGGGGTATTCGTGTTGGAAATTCAGCGGCGGAGGGATATGCTGAAGTCAAACCCGTTGTTAGTGGCGGGGCATCTGATACGGGGCTAGCTCTTTCTACGATGTGGGGGACACTACAAGAAAGAATGAGAATAACCAATCAAGGTAATGTGGGTATCGGCACGACATCGCCAAATGGTAGATTATCGATTGGCAATAACGTCGCAAACGGTTTTCTGGATAATTACAACGAATATCAGCAGATATTGTATGACGCTGGCACCGCCGGAGCTTCACACGGAATCGGTGTCAAAAATTCAACCATGGTTTTCAATAGCGGTGCTGGTGGTTTTAGTTTCGACCGAGCGGGGAACACAACAGAGATGGCTATCACAACTTTTGGTGATGTTGGCATCGGAACAGTGAGTCCTGCGGCTAAGCTAGATGTTATTGGAAGAGTCAAGGCCAATACCCTTAAATTGGAAGTCGCTACGGTTGCTCCCAGTAGCTGTAGCTTCAGTCTTGCAGACCAAGGTATGATTTTTATGTATCAAAATATAGCGTCAGGGAAAAACACTCCCTGTGTTTGCGCACTGATTAGTGGTGTAGCTAGTTGGTCGCCAATGATTAGTGGCGGTGTTTGCCCGTAGTCTAACCCTTTGACTTAACAATCTCGTCAATCAAGCCGTAGGATTTTGCTTCTTCTGCGCTCATGTAGTAATCACGGTCAGAGTCGCGTTCGACTTGCGTAATTGGTTTACCACTATGTTTGGACAGGATTTTGTTTAACTTGTCTTTAATTTTCAAAATTTGTTTAGCCGTAATAGCGATATCGCTGGCCTGCCCCTCTGTTCCGCCAAGAGGCTGATGGATCATAATTTCAGCGTTTGGTAAGGCGAGACGCTTCCCTTTCTTTCCAGCAGAGAGAATAATTGCGCCGCCAGAAGCCGCGAGACCTACACAAACGGTGGAAACATCGGATTTCACATAGTTCATGGTGTCTAGAATGGCCATCGTTGCCGAGACAGAGCCTCCAGGCGAATTGATGTACATGGTGATGTCTTTCTTTGGACCTTCTGATTCCAAGAATAGGAGTTGGGCAATAATAATGTTGGCGGTGTGATCGTCAATTGGACCGCCCAAGAAGATGATTCGCTCTTTCAGAAGCCTAGAGTAAATGTCGTAGGCCCTCTCCCCGAAGGGGGACTTTTCAATCACTGTTGGTATAAGCATGGTGGCGATTATATCTGATTTTCCAAAAACTTCCAAACTGTTTCTACGAGCAGTACTTCATTAACATAATGACGCAGACGCTCCTCCGGCGTATCTTTGTAGTGTTCTTGAAGGTGTTTTACTTCTTTTTCGACTTCCGCCGTTTCTGGTGTAAGTTTTTCTTCCTTAGCGATTTCTGCTAGAACCAGACCAATTTTCAGGCGTTTCTGGGCTTCATTGTTCCAGTCCTTCTTCAGGTCAGAGATTTCCTTCTTGATATGTTTTAGATAATCTTCAAACTTGAGACCCATTTGGCTGATTTGAGCTTTCATTTCTTCCGCCATTTTGTCTAATTCGGTCTCGATTAAAACTTTTGGTAAATTAATGGTTGTGTCGGTGATAATTCCTTCGGCAATTTTCAACCGTCTTTTCTCTCGAGCTTGTCGTTCTTTGAATTGTTTCAGACTGGTTTCCAGCTTTTCTCTCGTCTCGCTGGGGTGTGTCTTTGTCATTTCCTCGATTTCCTTATCCTCAATTTTGATTTCTTCCGTTGGTTGAGAGTTTACCTCTTTCGCGATTTTCTTGTAATCAGGTAAGGTGAAACTTGGTTTAATGGCCGTTTTAATTTTAAATCCGAGAGGGTTACCCGGCGCGAGCTTCGTGAGGGTAATCGCTGGCCGGCCAATCGCGTCAATTTTCTTATCCCGTAAGATTTCGGGGTAAATTTTTTGCAGGGCCAGTTCCGCCATTACGAGCAGAATTTTTTCCTCACCCAGTTTTTCTGTCAAGACTTTTTCAGGAATATGACCAGTGCGAAAGCCATCCAACTTGGTTTCGTTGTTTAATTGCTTAAGCGCGACCAAACGGAACGCCGTGAAGCGTTCCGTTGGAATTTCTCCCTCGAGATCGATCTCGCTCTCGGGTAAATTGTTTACTTTGATTTCCACTAGAGTCCGGCGTTCAAGGTTTCTAGATCTTGCGAAAGCTTGTCTGCCTCGGCAGAAATGTCTTCGGCTGCCATATCAAGCGATTCTTGAGTGATCGGTGCCTTAGGGGTCGTGACTTCTTCTGGATTGTCTGTTGGTGCGGTAAGGGTTTCGGGTGCAGTTGCTTTCTGACTAAAGAGATAAACAGCTCCGACGATAAGGATAATCACGACGATTATTGAGCCAATGAGTGAGCCGCTAGAACTGTTATTTACTGTTGGATTGTCTCCGTTCATGGTTTTATTGATTAATTAATAATTTAGTTAACTCTTTCGGGGATAGTGTCAACGGCTGGCGTCGTTGGGGCACTTGGCTCGTTGGTAGAAGACTGGATAGGGGGGAGCGGTTTTGCCGTTTCTCGGATTAACTGGACTAGTTCCCGTGTCTTCTGGGCTACCGTTTTGGTAAGGTCGGTAACATTTTTAATGGCCTCACGAATGGTCTTGATGTTGTCTGATGTAAGCTTATCTGCATCAGCCACGGTGCCGATTTTGTTTGGCAGATTTGCGAGGGCCGTCTTGGCGGTATCGAGAGCGGTTCTAGCTTCCGTTTCTGCTTTTCGGGCCTTACTCATATCTGCGCCGCGCCCTTCTAATTGTTCAATGTACTTACCAACCCGAGATAGGAGTTCGTCAATTCGGGTGAGGGATTTGCCGATTCTCTCTGTCACCAGACTAAGGTGCTTGCTTAGACGGTCTTCACGCTTATCTTGGCGTTCAATTTGCCTGTCTTCCCGTTTGTCTTTGCGATCTTCGCGTCTTGTCTCCATCTGCTTTTTTAATTCATCCAACTTATTCATTTGCTCTGGCTTGGTGTCGTCAGATGGTTTTGTTTTAAGGGCGCTTTCTTGGGCACTGGCCAGGGTAGGCAGAACCAAGATTGCCGCCAGAAACAATACGATTGCTTTTTTCATGATAAAACTAAATTATTAAACTGATAATTCTCTATCCCTATTTATAGCATAACTACTCCTGACCTTCCAACCTCACGAATTTTCCATCTTTGATCACCTGAACTTTGACCATTGAACTATTTACCAAATTTTTCTTTGTACAGTTGACAACCGCGGGCGAAAGCTTTCTCGGCTTCCGTCTTGTTGCCGAAACCGCTGATTTCCACGACCTTGTTCTGTAACTGTTTGTATGTCAGATAGAAATGTTTAATCTCCTTCAGGGTGTGAGGATTGATGTCGGGCAGATCCTGGACATTAGCCCAGCGGGGATCGTCCACTGGTACGGCGATGACCTTGTCGTCCGCGTCGCCGGAATCAATCATGTTCATAATTCCAACTGGTCGCGCGCGCATCAAGAGGCCTGGCAGGAGGGGGTAAGTGGTGAGAATAATCACATCGACTGGATCATTGTCGTCCCAGAGTGTCTGGGGGATGAAACCATAATCGCAAGGAAAATCTTGGGCGGAATAGAGGACACGATCTAGGGCGATTAGACCTGTTTCTTTGTCAATTTCATATTTATTTTTAGAACCGCGATTGATTTCCACAATCACATTCATTTTGTCGGCTGTTCCTGGGGTGATGTCGTGCCAAAGGTTAGTTTTCATGGCTTGATTGTAGCGTAGCTTGAGCTACTTGACAAATAATAAGAGGCTGGGAATCTTTACTCAGTTTCGGTCTTTATTTCTGGTTCAGTCATTGCTTCAGCCTCTTTCTCAACGGGTTTTGATTCCTGGGTTGGCATTGACGGTGGTGGGATAATGTCGATTTTCCAACCAGTTAGTTTGGCGGCGAGACGGGCGTTTTGCCCGCCACGGCCAACCGCGAGGGAGAATTGGTCGGCATCTACTTCAATTTGAGCTCGGTTTTCTTCGGTAAAAAGGGTTACGGTATTAATTTTTGCTGGTGAAAGCGCGCTTCGGATGAATTCTTCCACGCTATCTTCCCATTCAATTATGTCGATTTTTTCGCCACCAAGCTCGCTAATAACGGTGTTGACGCGCACGCCACGTTGACCTACACAGGAGCCAACTGGGTCGATATTCGGGTCGGTAGAATGGACGGCGATTTTGGTTCTGGCGCCCGGTTCACGGGCGATCGCCTTGACCACCACCTTGCCACTGGCGATTTCAGGGGCTTCCACGGCGAAAAGTTGCTCCACAAACTTGGGGTGGGCACGAGATAGCCGCAGGTTGATACCTCGGGGTGTTTCCTCGACGGAGTAAAGATAGGCCTTAAGGCGCTCACCTTGACGATAGTATTCGCCGGGGATTTGCTCTTCGCGAGACAGGAGACCGGTTGTACGTCCGAGGTCAACAAAAACGTTGCCACGCTCCATCTTTTGGACCTTGCCATTTACAATCTCGCCCTCACGTCCCTCGTATTCAGCCAGGACCGAATATTTCTCGGCCTCTCGTAATCTTTGGATAATAACCTGTTTTGCTGTTTGAGCGGCAATCCGACCGTAGTCTTCCTTGGTTTCGAGAGGAAAGGTTAATTCATCTCCTGGTTCGGCGTCCGATCTTATCTTTCTGGCGTCTTCCAGCATAAGATGATGCTCTGGGTTGAAATGAACTTTCTTATTTTCCTCTTGTCCGCTCGTGCCTCCATCCTCTGGTGCTTCTTCATCTTCATTGAGTAGCATCTCTTTGTCAACCACGATCTTTACCTGACAGAAGTCAACCTTACCTGAACTGTAGTCGAGTTTTGCCTGGACGATCTG
It encodes the following:
- the clpP gene encoding ATP-dependent Clp endopeptidase proteolytic subunit ClpP, producing the protein MLIPTVIEKSPFGERAYDIYSRLLKERIIFLGGPIDDHTANIIIAQLLFLESEGPKKDITMYINSPGGSVSATMAILDTMNYVKSDVSTVCVGLAASGGAIILSAGKKGKRLALPNAEIMIHQPLGGTEGQASDIAITAKQILKIKDKLNKILSKHSGKPITQVERDSDRDYYMSAEEAKSYGLIDEIVKSKG
- a CDS encoding inorganic diphosphatase; protein product: MKTNLWHDITPGTADKMNVIVEINRGSKNKYEIDKETGLIALDRVLYSAQDFPCDYGFIPQTLWDDNDPVDVIILTTYPLLPGLLMRARPVGIMNMIDSGDADDKVIAVPVDDPRWANVQDLPDINPHTLKEIKHFYLTYKQLQNKVVEISGFGNKTEAEKAFARGCQLYKEKFGK
- the nusA gene encoding transcription termination/antitermination protein NusA, translated to MRSALEQLEEERGIPKEKILSAIEDALIAAYKKDYGKKDQIVQAKLDYSSGKVDFCQVKIVVDKEMLLNEDEEAPEDGGTSGQEENKKVHFNPEHHLMLEDARKIRSDAEPGDELTFPLETKEDYGRIAAQTAKQVIIQRLREAEKYSVLAEYEGREGEIVNGKVQKMERGNVFVDLGRTTGLLSREEQIPGEYYRQGERLKAYLYSVEETPRGINLRLSRAHPKFVEQLFAVEAPEIASGKVVVKAIAREPGARTKIAVHSTDPNIDPVGSCVGQRGVRVNTVISELGGEKIDIIEWEDSVEEFIRSALSPAKINTVTLFTEENRAQIEVDADQFSLAVGRGGQNARLAAKLTGWKIDIIPPPSMPTQESKPVEKEAEAMTEPEIKTETE